A window of Castanea sativa cultivar Marrone di Chiusa Pesio chromosome 1, ASM4071231v1 contains these coding sequences:
- the LOC142608010 gene encoding uncharacterized protein LOC142608010 codes for MEKVRRASHAGSWYTDNPKKLSEELEGWLGASGLSKSSDVRGVIAPHAGYSYSGRAAAYAFANIDPKNISRVFLLGPSHHYYTPKCALSTATVYKTPIGDLPIDLEVIEELKATGKFELMDIRVDEAEHSMEMHLPYLAKVFEGHQVKVVPILVGALNAENEALYGQLLAKYVDDPNNFFSVSSDFCHWGSRFNYMHYDKKHGAIYKSIEALDRMGMDIIETGDPDAFKQYLSEYDNTICGRHPISVFLHMLRNCSTKIKIKFLRYEQSSQCKSTRDSSVSYASAAGKVDA; via the exons ATGGAGAAAGTTAGGAGAGCATCCCATGCTGGTTCATGGTACACTGACAATC CTAAGAAATTATCAGAAGAGCTTGAAGGATGGCTGGGGGCATCTGGCCTGAGCAAATCTTCTGATGTACGAGGTGTGATTGCTCC GCATGCAGGTTACTCATATTCAGGTCGAGCTGCCGCCTATGCATTTGCAAACATTGATCCGAAAAACAT TTCTCGGGTATTTCTTCTTGGTCCATCTCACCACTACTACACACCAAAATGTGCTCTTTCAACAGCCACAGTTTACAAGACACCCATTGGGGACCTACCTATTGATTTGGAAG TCATTGAGGAGCTGAAAGCTACTGGAAAATTTGAACTGATGGATATTCGTGTTGATGAAGCTGAACATAGCATGGAAATGCACTTGCCATATCTTGCTAAAGTATTCGAGGG GCACCAGGTAAAAGTTGTACCTATTTTGGTCGGTGCTCTTAATGCTGAAAATGAAGCCCTGTATGGACAGTTGCTTGCCAAATATGTGGATGATCCAAATAATTTCTTCTCTGTGTCCTCTGATTTTTGTCATTGGGGTTCTCG gttcaattacatgcattATGACAAGAAACATGGGGCCATATACAAATCTATTGAGGCCTTGGATAGGATGGGCATGGATATAATTGAAACAGGAGATCCAGATGCATTCAAACAATATCTGTCGGAATATGACAACACCATTTGTGGACGCCATCCCATTAGTGTTTTCCTCCAT ATGCTGAGGAACTGCTCAACAAAGATAAAGATCAAATTTCTACGGTATGAACAGTCAAGTCAATGCAAAAGTACGAGAGACAGCAGTGTAAGTTATGCATCTGCAGCAGGGAAGGTGGATGCTTGA
- the LOC142622394 gene encoding protein TPR3-like, which yields MGFLGTSTINEELAFLVLQFLKEQGYDETAHTLERESGFYFDMKYLEDMVLRGKWDETERYLSGFTHFSHNTISDACLWIRAQEYFGAIENDDSDKTSGILMNDLKVLASHREGLFESMEQLFKSENKKYDLITRFDFRFGDCRCSDEFYLIVRL from the exons ATGGGCTTTCTGGGAACGTCTACAATAAATGAAGAGCTTGCCTTCTTAGTCTTGCAGTTTTTGAAAGAGCAAGGTTATGATGAAACTGCACATAc ACTTGAGCGTGAAAGTGGATTTTACTTCGACATGAAATATTTGGAGGATATGGTGCTTAGGGGGAAATGGGATGAGACTGAGAGGTATCTTTCTGGTTTCACACATTTCAGCCACAATACTATCTCCGATGCTTGTTTATGGATCAGGGCGCAGGAATATTTTGGGGCAATTGAAAA CGATGATAGTGACAAGACTTCAGGTATCCTCATGAACGATTTGAAAGTTCTTGCCTCGCATCGTGAGGGCCTGTTCGAGTCAATGgaacagctttttaaatctgaaaataaaaagtatgacttaaTCACTCGCTTTGATTTTAGATTTGGTGACTGTAGATGCTCAGATGAGTTTTATCTCATTGTGCGGCTATGA